A window from Plectropomus leopardus isolate mb chromosome 21, YSFRI_Pleo_2.0, whole genome shotgun sequence encodes these proteins:
- the acad11 gene encoding acyl-CoA dehydrogenase family member 11 isoform X1, whose product MEDLTTLVRQQHKFNVDRLQKYLSVKSLVSKNVALTVRQYSFGQSNPTFLIQTPSVSYVLRKKPPGELLPGAHKVDREYRVQRALFSAGFPVPQPVLHCTEAEIIGTEFYLMEHVKGRIFRDLRLPGVSPVERTALYVAAVETLAKLHSLDLPSLNLEGYGKGSGYCKRQVSTWTKQYMAAAHKDIPAMNELSDWLMKNLPANDNEVTLVHGDFRVDNLVFHPTEARVIAVLDWELSTTGQPLADFAYFLMPHYWPSRFNIISTMGSLQGIEGIPTVDDLISIYCRCRGIPAALPNLNFYLALSVFKMAGIGQGVYARHLLGNASAPNAAEFGQCVEPLAKIALHLAERSVTAPTERSDGLFLQTAKGRAVLQQVKDFMRQYVLPAQQEVAEYYSKHAQSPQRWHTPPIIEDLKVKAREAGLWNLFLPAVSGLSQLDYAYIAEETGRCLFAPEVFNCQAPDTGNMEVLHMFGSEEQKKKWLEPLLRGEIRSCFCMTEPDVASSDATNMECTLYRDEDNYVINGKKWWSSGAGNPQCKVAIVMCRSGSQDVSSRHGQHSMILVPMDTPGVKLVRPLTVFGQDDAIHGGHFEVHFENVHVPASNIILGEGRGFEIAQGRLGPGRLHHCMRAVGVAELALELLCHRAASRNAFGKKLYQHEVVAHWIADCRLVIEQTRLLTLHAANALDTQGSRAARKQIAMIKVAAARMACKVVDCAIQVYGGAGVSGDFPLAQMYSYVRTLRIADGPDEVHLSSIARLELRDQLKRAQAKL is encoded by the exons ATGGAAGACCTGACAACTCTTGTTCGACAGCAACACAAATTCAACGTTGACAGActtcaaaaatatctgtctgTCAAGTCACTCGTGTCAAAAAATGTCGCACTAACTGTCAGACAGTACAG CTTTGGTCAGTCAAACCCAACCTTCCTAATCCAAACCCCGTCAGTCAGCTATGTCCTCAGGAAGAAGCCTCCAGGTGAGCTGCTGCCAGGAGCACATAAG GTGGACAGGGAGTATCGGGTGCAGAGGGCCCTGTTCTCTGCTGGCTTCCCTGTACCTCAGCCGGTCTTGCACTGCACTGAAGCTGAAATTATTGGAACAGAGTTCTACTTAATGGAGCATGTGAAG GGGCGTATATTCAGGGATCTTCGTCTCCCTGGAGTGAGTCCAGTAGAGAGAACAGCTCTTTATGTGGCTGCAGTGGAAACGCTGGCAAAGCTACACTCACTGGACCTGCCATCACTGAACCTTGAAGGGTATGGAAAAGGATCAGGTTACTGCAAGAGACAA GTGTCCACCTGGACAAAGCAGTACATGGCCGCAGCCCACAAAGACATTCCAGCCATGAATGAACTCTCTGACTGGTTGATGAAGAATTTGCCAGCCAACGATAACGAGGTCACGCTTGTCCATGGAGATTTTCGAGTGGACAACTTGGTATTCCATCCAACAGAG GCACGTGTGATAGCAGTGTTGGACTGGGAGCTTTCTACCACTGGGCAGCCCTTGGCAGACTTTGCCTACTTCCTCATGCCTCACTACTGGCCTTCAAGATTTAACATCATCAGCACAATGGGCAGTTTACAAGGAATAGAAG GTATCCCAACTGTGGATGACCTGATCTCCATTTACTGCCGGTGCCGGGGGATCCCAGCTGCTTTGCCAAACTTGAATTTCTACCTAgctttgtctgtgtttaaaatGGCTGGAATTGGCCAG GGGGTCTATGCACGCCACCTACTGGGTAATGCCAGTGCTCCCAATGCAGCTGAGTTTGGCCAGTGTGTGGAGCCTTTGGCTAAGATTGCTTTGCATCTTGCAGAGAG GTCTGTCACAGCTCCAACAGAACGGTCCGACGGTCTGTTTCTCCAGACAGCTAAAGGGCGGGCTGTTCTCCAGCAGGTCAAAGACTTCATGAGACAATACGTGCTTCCTGCTCAGCAG gaAGTTGCAGAGTACTACTCCAAACATGCTCAGTCTCCACAGAGGTGGCACACCCCACCAATAATAGAAGATCTAAAG GTGAAAGCCAGGGAGGCGGGGCTATGGAACCTGTTCCTGCCTGCGGTGAGCGGTCTCAGTCAGCTGGACTACGCCTATATCGCCGAGGAAACTGGACGCTGCCTCTTTGCCCCTGAAGTCTTCAACTGCCAGGCTCCAG ACACGGGAAATATGGAGGTGCTCCACATGTTTGGCAGTgaggagcagaagaagaaatggcTGGAGCCTCTGCTCAGAGGGGAGATCCGCTCCTGCTTCTGTATGACAG AGCCTGATGTGGCCTCCAGTGATGCGACCAACATGGAGTGCACTCTTTATAGGGATGAAGACAACTATGTCATCAACGGCAAGAAATGGTGGAGCAGTG GTGCTGGCAATCCCCAGTGCAAAGTGGCCATTGTGATGTGCAGGAGCGGATCTCAGGATGTTAGCAGCAG GCATGGCCAACACAGTATGATCCTTGTCCCTATGGACACACCAGGTGTAAAGCTTGTCCGACCGCTCACTGTGTTTGGACAGGATG ACGCCATCCATGGTGGCCACTTTGAAGTGCACTTTGAAAATGTGCACGTCCCTGCCTCCAACATTATTCTCG GAGAGGGCAGGGGATTTGAGATTGCCCAGGGTCGTCTGGGGCCAGGCAGGCTGCACCACTGTATGAGAGCTGTTGGTGTGGCAGAGTTGGCACTGGAGCTGCTGTGCCATCGAGCTGCCTCCAGGAACGCATTTGGAAAGAAACTGTACCAACAT GAAGTTGTGGCTCACTGGATAGCAGACTGTCGTCTCGTGATTGAACAGACCCGCCTGCTGACGCTGCATGCTGCTAATGCCCTGGATACACAGGGCAGCAGGGCCGCTCGCAAACAG
- the uba5 gene encoding ubiquitin-like modifier-activating enzyme 5 yields MATVEELKLRVRELENELIKCKQRQCAVEDAQNQDQYRPKIDKMSAEVVDSNPYSRLMALKRMGIVDDYERIRTFTVAVVGVGGVGSVTAEMLTRCGIGKLLLFDYDKVELANMNRLFFQPHQAGLSKVEAAEHTLRNINPDVTFETHNYNITTMDNFTHFMERISYGGLEEGKPVDLLLSCVDNFEARMAINTACNELGQIWMESGVSENAVSGHIQLIIPGETACFACAPPLVVAANIDEKTLKREGVCAASLPTTMGVVAGLLVQNVLKYLLKFGTVSYYLGYNAMQDFFPSMAMKANPQCNDRHCRRQQEEYKKKEAERPKVEVVQKEEEEVVHDDNEWGIELVSEVTDEELQAASGTVPDLPEGITVAYTIPAGDTLSGETMEDTEESLEDLMAQMRKL; encoded by the exons atggCGACGGTGGAGGAACTGAAGCTGCGCGTCAGAGAGTTGGAGAATGAATTGATAAAGTGTAAGCAGAGGCAGTGTGCCGTGGAGGATGCTCAAAACCAGGATCAATACAGACCGAAAATTGACAAAATGAGCGCCGAAGTTGTGGATTCCAACCCGtacag tcGTCTCATGGCTTTAAAGAGAATGGGCATCGTGGATGATTATGAG AGAATCAGGACATTCACAGTAGCTGTGGTTGGTGTCGGGGGAGTTGGCAGTGTGACGGCTGAAATGCTCACTAGATGTGGCATTGGTAag ctgctcctcttcGACTACGATAAAGTAGAGCTGGCCAATATGAACAGACTGTTCTTCCAGCCTCACCAGGCAGGCCTCAGTAAAGTGGAAGCTGCAGAACACACACTCAG AAACATCAACCCAGATGTGACATTTGAGACCCACAACTACAACATCACCACAATGgacaattttacacattttatggAGCGAATCAG TTATGGAGGGTTGGAAGAGGGGAAGCCGGTGGATTTGCTCCTGAGCTGTGTGGACAACTTTGAGGCGAGAATGGCCATCAATACA GCCTGCAATGAGCTAGGTCAGATCTGGATGGAGTCTGGTGTCAGTGAGAATGCTGTATCGGGACACATCCAGCTCATCATCCCCGGAGAGACGGCGTGCTTTGCT TGTGCTCCCCCGCTGGTTGTGGCTGCTAACATCGACGAGAAGACCCTAAaaagagagggtgtgtgtgccGCCAGCTTACCAACAACAATGGGCGTGGTCGCAGGCCTCCTGGTGCAAAACGTCCTCAA ataTCTGTTAAAGTTTGGCACTGTCAGTTATTATCTTGGCTACAACGCCATGCAGGACTTCTTCCCCAGCATGGCCATGAAAGCCAACCCCCAGTGTAACGACCGGCACTGCAGGAGGCAGCAGGAAGAGTACAAG AAGAAAGAAGCAGAGCGGCCAAAGGTTGAAGTCGtacagaaagaggaggaggaggtcgtCCATGACGACAATGAGTGGG GTATTGAGCTGGTTTCAGAGGTGACTGATGAGGAGTTACAGGCTGCATCGGGCACTGTGCCTGACCTCCCAGAAGGCATTACTGTGGCTTACACCATTCCAGCTGGG GATACATTAAGTGGGGAGACGATGGAGGACACTGAAGAGAGCTTAGAGGACTTGATGGCTCAGATGAGAAAGTTGTAG
- the acad11 gene encoding acyl-CoA dehydrogenase family member 11 isoform X2 translates to MEDLTTLVRQQHKFNVDRLQKYLSVKSLVSKNVALTVRQYSFGQSNPTFLIQTPSVSYVLRKKPPGELLPGAHKVDREYRVQRALFSAGFPVPQPVLHCTEAEIIGTEFYLMEHVKGRIFRDLRLPGVSPVERTALYVAAVETLAKLHSLDLPSLNLEGYGKGSGYCKRQVSTWTKQYMAAAHKDIPAMNELSDWLMKNLPANDNEVTLVHGDFRVDNLVFHPTEARVIAVLDWELSTTGQPLADFAYFLMPHYWPSRFNIISTMGSLQGIEGIPTVDDLISIYCRCRGIPAALPNLNFYLALSVFKMAGIGQGVYARHLLGNASAPNAAEFGQCVEPLAKIALHLAERSVTAPTERSDGLFLQTAKGRAVLQQVKDFMRQYVLPAQQEVAEYYSKHAQSPQRWHTPPIIEDLKVKAREAGLWNLFLPAVSGLSQLDYAYIAEETGRCLFAPEVFNCQAPDTGNMEVLHMFGSEEQKKKWLEPLLRGEIRSCFCMTEPDVASSDATNMECTLYRDEDNYVINGKKWWSSGAGNPQCKVAIVMCRSGSQDVSSRHGQHSMILVPMDTPGVKLVRPLTVFGQDDAIHGGHFEVHFENVHVPASNIILGEGRGFEIAQGRLGPGRLHHCMRAVGVAELALELLCHRAASRNAFGKKLYQHEVVAHWIADCRLVIEQTRLLTLHAANALDTQGSRAARKQSINPITAQERSFHLPQKSQCQGKGSLWKVAVWPL, encoded by the exons ATGGAAGACCTGACAACTCTTGTTCGACAGCAACACAAATTCAACGTTGACAGActtcaaaaatatctgtctgTCAAGTCACTCGTGTCAAAAAATGTCGCACTAACTGTCAGACAGTACAG CTTTGGTCAGTCAAACCCAACCTTCCTAATCCAAACCCCGTCAGTCAGCTATGTCCTCAGGAAGAAGCCTCCAGGTGAGCTGCTGCCAGGAGCACATAAG GTGGACAGGGAGTATCGGGTGCAGAGGGCCCTGTTCTCTGCTGGCTTCCCTGTACCTCAGCCGGTCTTGCACTGCACTGAAGCTGAAATTATTGGAACAGAGTTCTACTTAATGGAGCATGTGAAG GGGCGTATATTCAGGGATCTTCGTCTCCCTGGAGTGAGTCCAGTAGAGAGAACAGCTCTTTATGTGGCTGCAGTGGAAACGCTGGCAAAGCTACACTCACTGGACCTGCCATCACTGAACCTTGAAGGGTATGGAAAAGGATCAGGTTACTGCAAGAGACAA GTGTCCACCTGGACAAAGCAGTACATGGCCGCAGCCCACAAAGACATTCCAGCCATGAATGAACTCTCTGACTGGTTGATGAAGAATTTGCCAGCCAACGATAACGAGGTCACGCTTGTCCATGGAGATTTTCGAGTGGACAACTTGGTATTCCATCCAACAGAG GCACGTGTGATAGCAGTGTTGGACTGGGAGCTTTCTACCACTGGGCAGCCCTTGGCAGACTTTGCCTACTTCCTCATGCCTCACTACTGGCCTTCAAGATTTAACATCATCAGCACAATGGGCAGTTTACAAGGAATAGAAG GTATCCCAACTGTGGATGACCTGATCTCCATTTACTGCCGGTGCCGGGGGATCCCAGCTGCTTTGCCAAACTTGAATTTCTACCTAgctttgtctgtgtttaaaatGGCTGGAATTGGCCAG GGGGTCTATGCACGCCACCTACTGGGTAATGCCAGTGCTCCCAATGCAGCTGAGTTTGGCCAGTGTGTGGAGCCTTTGGCTAAGATTGCTTTGCATCTTGCAGAGAG GTCTGTCACAGCTCCAACAGAACGGTCCGACGGTCTGTTTCTCCAGACAGCTAAAGGGCGGGCTGTTCTCCAGCAGGTCAAAGACTTCATGAGACAATACGTGCTTCCTGCTCAGCAG gaAGTTGCAGAGTACTACTCCAAACATGCTCAGTCTCCACAGAGGTGGCACACCCCACCAATAATAGAAGATCTAAAG GTGAAAGCCAGGGAGGCGGGGCTATGGAACCTGTTCCTGCCTGCGGTGAGCGGTCTCAGTCAGCTGGACTACGCCTATATCGCCGAGGAAACTGGACGCTGCCTCTTTGCCCCTGAAGTCTTCAACTGCCAGGCTCCAG ACACGGGAAATATGGAGGTGCTCCACATGTTTGGCAGTgaggagcagaagaagaaatggcTGGAGCCTCTGCTCAGAGGGGAGATCCGCTCCTGCTTCTGTATGACAG AGCCTGATGTGGCCTCCAGTGATGCGACCAACATGGAGTGCACTCTTTATAGGGATGAAGACAACTATGTCATCAACGGCAAGAAATGGTGGAGCAGTG GTGCTGGCAATCCCCAGTGCAAAGTGGCCATTGTGATGTGCAGGAGCGGATCTCAGGATGTTAGCAGCAG GCATGGCCAACACAGTATGATCCTTGTCCCTATGGACACACCAGGTGTAAAGCTTGTCCGACCGCTCACTGTGTTTGGACAGGATG ACGCCATCCATGGTGGCCACTTTGAAGTGCACTTTGAAAATGTGCACGTCCCTGCCTCCAACATTATTCTCG GAGAGGGCAGGGGATTTGAGATTGCCCAGGGTCGTCTGGGGCCAGGCAGGCTGCACCACTGTATGAGAGCTGTTGGTGTGGCAGAGTTGGCACTGGAGCTGCTGTGCCATCGAGCTGCCTCCAGGAACGCATTTGGAAAGAAACTGTACCAACAT GAAGTTGTGGCTCACTGGATAGCAGACTGTCGTCTCGTGATTGAACAGACCCGCCTGCTGACGCTGCATGCTGCTAATGCCCTGGATACACAGGGCAGCAGGGCCGCTCGCAAACAG
- the ackr4b gene encoding atypical chemokine receptor 4b: MDDFYYHDDEDSSLNDSYDYYYEHSVCDKQEVRSFAGVFLPVIYALVLVVGLAGNALVVVVYTSKLRLRTLTDVCILNLAISDLLLLFTLPFWAADAVHGWKLGSSACKLTSFLYSTNFSCGMLLLACISVDRYRAVAHNTTGRTGTGGRIWRQWLLVCVVLWAVAGFLGLPELVFSTVKHTHHRMVCTAIYPPSMARPAKAALELLEVTLRFVLPFLVMVACYCWVGRALSQAAGVRRDRKWRALRVLLAVVAVFLLTQLPYNVVKLIRAMDIIYILVTDCEVSKDLDRAIQVTESLALAHACINPLLYAFIGSSFRGHVLKAVKRLGQRLGRHTEHINEEPAVEIALNARNQSQSQSGSECQDTSTFTI, encoded by the coding sequence ATGGACGATTTCTATTATCATGATGACGAGGACTCCAGCTTAAATGACAGTTATGATTACTATTATGAACACAGCGTTTGTGACAAGCAGGAAGTTCGCTCTTTTGCCGGAGTCTTCCTCCCGGTCATCTATGCCCTGGTTCTGGTGGTGGGCCTGGCTGGGAATGCCCTAGTGGTGGTGGTCTACACATCAAAGCTGCGATTACGCACCCTGACAGACGTGTGCATCCTTAATCTTGCCATTTCGGACCTGCTGCTTCTCTTCACCCTGCCTTTCTGGGCGGCTGATGCCGTCCACGGCTGGAAGTTGGGTTCAAGCGCCTGCAAGCTCACCTCTTTCCTCTACAGTACCAACTTCAGCTGCGGCATGCTGCTGCTGGCATGTATCAGCGTGGATCGTTACCGCGCTGTGGCCCACAATACAACAGGCAGGACTGGGACAGGTGGCCGGATATGGAGACAGTGGCtcctggtgtgtgtggtgttgtggGCTGTAGCTGGCTTTCTTGGCTTGCCCGAACTCGTTTTCTCCACAGTGAAGCACACCCATCACAGGATGGTCTGTACAGCCATATATCCGCCCAGCATGGCCCGACCTGCAAAGGCTGccctggagctgctggaggtgACTCTCAGATTTGTGCTTCCTTTCTTGGTCATGGTGGCGTGCTACTGCTGGGTAGGGCGTGCGCTGAGCCAGGCAGCAGGGGTGCGGAGGGACCGGAAGTGGCGTGCCCTGCGTGTCCTGCTGGCTGTCGTGGCTGTATTCCTGCTAACCCAGCTGCCCTACAACGTGGTCAAGCTGATCCGAGCGATGGACATCATCTACATACTTGTGACTGACTGTGAAGTCAGCAAGGACCTGGATCGAGCTATCCAAGTGACAGAGAGCCTGGCGCTGGCCCACGCGTGCATTAACCCGCTCCTCTATGCCTTCATCGGATCATCTTTCAGGGGACACGTCCTCAAGGCTGTCAAGCGTCTTGGACAGCGTCTTGGGAGACACACGGAACACATCAATGAGGAGCCGGCAGTGGAGATTGCACTCAACGCGCGTAATCAGTCTCAATCCCAGTCTGGTTCAGAATGCCAAGACACCAGCAcctttactatttaa